A region from the Fundulus heteroclitus isolate FHET01 unplaced genomic scaffold, MU-UCD_Fhet_4.1 scaffold_68, whole genome shotgun sequence genome encodes:
- the lrrfip1b gene encoding leucine-rich repeat flightless-interacting protein 1 isoform X3 — protein MGTQGPGRKRIPNRDRLAAEEDAMSQIAREAEARLAAKRAARAEAREIRMKELERQQKELFHSTKKYYGLENKWGQIEQWMEDSERYSRLSRRHTSISDDEERMSVGSRGSYRVEERTDREFIDKGSRTASTLSAATLASLGGASSRRGSCDTSFSVETEASIREMKDSLAEAEEKYRRAMVSNAQLHNDKTTLMFQVENLREELSDMEELLWEARRRGEDSSKELERERQAHSVLKVQFKEMEESLRRSNELLTEVSDLRLKSGSYRQEVSDLQETLQWKEKKIAALERHRETSDIVRIERDRLRAEVVRLRDSLKDHGVLVSPDTSTNGDAEQAEDECASRLAEDSSQSGRESMLGKASERQPAEDNRTPQNDPKDNNMISGSDQARPSRERRNPAERRRNRQPRSKGADPTKNLPFKGDGNRANKKQPSRDGRGEPDHRPEQAFRDTTTAGNPGSVGVMDLNNLGRMRESTRKTVSVLDQSSGKVLRSRLVPPRPAKEMILDNRLVVLGLSPSGKLKSLSEETINQDVPSTLESKASSSETDVEQKDLCSLDVGPQSPDEDAPGFSEVGPRESMVETERLSPERSANRTEAKLETQAAATSSPESLGRPEQCQKQSPGDPLLGATQTPTACPEHPQRTSPFVPEDTWTSLENTVQDLLQGLEDTPGFVVEISRIFSEILICLHQWISDLENTLRNGPGNESCQNEGGGHALIRPVVGSRPSMKTWLHLASLAREPAERPGCVGGDSASHRVGSASERMENQSGSSNRASSTPHHHTASTDRGTWSRHRHLQMDAESGASPAGCCFHPPASPVNNSSADFVFVDSYFAEPQSRSELSLGKTSDSQSHLQLPASESKELRGNRVAAHSAAGQSSSVRRFMEVTAEEIRALAVPELALLGLQEGRRLEGSSVGSVEELSVEDMDSCEEADEEEEEIRAPPPQQQDRSRTEAEVHAVVPPLGSAEPEPDHEEPSLDSRKHDNTDCKIS, from the exons ctgttccacAGCACCAAG AAGTATTATGGTCTGGAGAATAAGTGGGGTCAGATCGAGCAGTGGATG GAGGACAGTGAGCGCTACTCTCGCCTTTCTCGGAGGCACACCTCG ATCTCCGATGACGAGGAGAGGATGTCTGTTGGCAGCCGTGGCAGCTACAGG GTGGAGGAGAGGACCGACCGGGAGTTCATCGATAAG GGCTCCAGGACGGCGTCCACGCTGTCCGCCGCCACGCTGGCCTCGCTGGGCGGAGCCTCGTCACGCAGAGGAAGCTGTGACACGTCGTTCTCCGTGGAGACGGAGGCATCGATCAGAGAGATGAAG GACTCCCTGGCGGAGGCGGAGGAGAAGTACCGCAGAGCGATGGTGTCCAACGCTCAGCTGCACAACGACAAGACGACGCTGATGTTCCAGGTGGAGAACCTGAGGGAGGAGCTCAGCGACATGGAGGAGCTGCTGTGGGAGGCCCGGCGCCGCGGCGAGGACTCCAGCAAG GAGCTGGAGCGCGAGCGTCAGGCCCACAGCGTCCTGAAGGTCCAGTTCAAGGAGATGGAAGAGAGCCTGAGACGAAGCAACGAGCTGCTGACG GAAGTCTCTGACCTGCGTCTGAAGAGCGGCAGCTACCGTCAGGAGGTCTCTGACCTGCAGGAAACTCTGCAGTGGAAAGAGAAGAAGATTGCG GCATTAGAGCGCCACAGAGAAACCTCCGACATTGTTCGGATCGAACGTGACCGGCTGCGTGCCGAGGTGGTCCGGCTGCGAGACTCCCTCAAG GACCACGGCGTGCTAGTCTCTCCTGACACCTCCACCAACGGCGATGCAGAGCAAGCTGAGGATGAATGCGCCTCCCGACTGGCCGAGGACTCGTCTCAGAGCGGCAGAGAGAGCATGCTGG GGAAAGCTTCAGAGCGGCAGCCAGCAGAGGACAACAGAACCCCTCAAAACGACCCCAAAGACAACAACATGATCTCTGGGAGTGACCAGGCCAGACCGTCCAGAGAGAGACGGAACCCGGCCGAAAGAAGGCGAAACCGGCAACCGCGGAGCAAAGGAGCTGATCCCACCAAGAACCTTCCCTTTAAAGGGGATGGAAACAGAGCTAATAAAAAACAGCCCAGCAGAGACGGGCGTGGAGAGCCAGATCACAGGCCTGAGCAGGCCTTCAGAGATACCACCACGGCGGGTAACCCTGGATCTGTTGGGGTCATGGACCTGAACAACTTAGGAAGAATGAGGGAATCCACCAGAAAGACCGTATCTGTCCTGGACCAATCATCTGGAAAGGTCCTCAGATCCAGACTTGTTCCACCTCGACCTGCTAAAGAGATGATCCTGGACAATCGATTGGTGGTGCTGGGTCTTTCACCGTCTGGAAAACTGAAGTCTCTGTCTGAAGAGACGATAAACCAGGATGTCCCTTCCACACTGGAAAGCAAAGCTTCTTCCTCTGAAACAGACGTAGAACAAAAAGACTTGTGTTCCTTAGATGTGGGTCCCCAGAGTCCAGATGAAGATGCTCCAGGTTTCAGTGAAGTTGGTCCCAGAGAGTCGATGGTTGAGACGGAAAGGTTGAGTCCAGAAAGGTCCGCCAACAGGACTGAAGCCAAACTGGAGACTCAAGCAGCTGCTACGTCTTCTCCTGAATCTTTGGGAAGACCCGAGCAATGTCAGAAGCAAAGCCCTGGAGACCCACTCCTAGGAGCTACTCAGACCCCCACAGCTTGCCCTGAGCACCCACAGAGAACATCACCCTTTGTTCCAGAGGACACGTGGACCAGTTTGGAGAACACTGTCCAAGATCTGCTCCAAGGGTTGGAGGACACACCAGGGTTTGTGGTTGAAATCTCCAGAATCTTCTCAGAAATCctcatctgtctccatcagtGGATCTCAGACTTGGAGAACACGCTTAGGAACGGCCCAGGAAATGAGTCCTGTCAGAATGAAGGAGGAGGACATGCGTTAATAAGGCCAGTGGTGGGTTCCAGACCCTCCATGAAGACATGGCTGCATCTGGCAAGCCTAGCCAGAGAACCAGCAGAGCGTCCTGGATGTGTGGGAGGAGATTCTGCCTCACACAGAGTGGGTTCAGCCTCAGAGAGGATGGAGAACCAGTCTGGTTCCTCAAACAGAGCTAGCTCCACTCCTCACCACCATACCGCCAGCACCGACAGAGGGACCTGGTCCAGACACAGACACCTGCAGATGGACGCTGAGTCTGGAGCCAGTCCTGCTGGATGCTGCTTCCACCCACCTGCTTCTCCTGTGAACAACTCCTCTGCAGACTTTGTCTTTGTTGACTCGTACTTTGCAGAACCGCAGTCCAGGTCTGAGCTCAGTTTGGGGAAGACGTCCGATAGTCAAAGCCATCTTCAGCTTCCTGCCTCAGAATCAAAGGAGCTGAGAGGGAACCGCGTGGCGGCACACTCTGCAGCTGGACAAAGTTCCTCTGTCAGGAGATTCATGGAAGTGACCGCTGAAGAGATCCGAGCCTTGGCCGTTCCTGAACTGGCTCTGCTGGGCCTCCAGGAGGGACGACGGCTGGAGGGCTCCAGTGTGGGTTCAGTGGAGGAGCTGTCGGTGGAAGACATGGACAGCTGTGAGGAGGCtgacgaggaggaagaggagatcaGAGCGCCTCCACCACAGCAGCAGGACCGGTCCAGGACGGAGGCGGAGGTTCACGCCGTTGTTCCACCACTGGGCAGTGCAGAACCAGAGCCGGACCACGAAGAACCCAGTCTGGACAGCAGGAAACACGATAACACCGACTGCAAGATTTCATGA
- the lrrfip1b gene encoding uncharacterized protein lrrfip1b isoform X1, with translation MGTQGPGRKRIPNRDRLAAEEDAMSQIAREAEARLAAKRAARAEAREIRMKELERQQKELFHSTKKYYGLENKWGQIEQWMEDSERYSRLSRRHTSISDDEERMSVGSRGSYRPSDYGGLLGSSSRASSRASSARASPVVEERTDREFIDKGSRTASTLSAATLASLGGASSRRGSCDTSFSVETEASIREMKDSLAEAEEKYRRAMVSNAQLHNDKTTLMFQVENLREELSDMEELLWEARRRGEDSSKELERERQAHSVLKVQFKEMEESLRRSNELLTEVSDLRLKSGSYRQEVSDLQETLQWKEKKIAALERHRETSDIVRIERDRLRAEVVRLRDSLKDHGVLVSPDTSTNGDAEQAEDECASRLAEDSSQSGRESMLGKASERQPAEDNRTPQNDPKDNNMISGSDQARPSRERRNPAERRRNRQPRSKGADPTKNLPFKGDGNRANKKQPSRDGRGEPDHRPEQAFRDTTTAGNPGSVGVMDLNNLGRMRESTRKTVSVLDQSSGKVLRSRLVPPRPAKEMILDNRLVVLGLSPSGKLKSLSEETINQDVPSTLESKASSSETDVEQKDLCSLDVGPQSPDEDAPGFSEVGPRESMVETERLSPERSANRTEAKLETQAAATSSPESLGRPEQCQKQSPGDPLLGATQTPTACPEHPQRTSPFVPEDTWTSLENTVQDLLQGLEDTPGFVVEISRIFSEILICLHQWISDLENTLRNGPGNESCQNEGGGHALIRPVVGSRPSMKTWLHLASLAREPAERPGCVGGDSASHRVGSASERMENQSGSSNRASSTPHHHTASTDRGTWSRHRHLQMDAESGASPAGCCFHPPASPVNNSSADFVFVDSYFAEPQSRSELSLGKTSDSQSHLQLPASESKELRGNRVAAHSAAGQSSSVRRFMEVTAEEIRALAVPELALLGLQEGRRLEGSSVGSVEELSVEDMDSCEEADEEEEEIRAPPPQQQDRSRTEAEVHAVVPPLGSAEPEPDHEEPSLDSRKHDNTDCKIS, from the exons ctgttccacAGCACCAAG AAGTATTATGGTCTGGAGAATAAGTGGGGTCAGATCGAGCAGTGGATG GAGGACAGTGAGCGCTACTCTCGCCTTTCTCGGAGGCACACCTCG ATCTCCGATGACGAGGAGAGGATGTCTGTTGGCAGCCGTGGCAGCTACAGG CCTTCCGACTACGGCGGGCTGCTGGGCTCCAGCTCTCGGGCCTCCTCCAGGGCCAGCTCAGCTCGTGCCAGCCCTGTG GTGGAGGAGAGGACCGACCGGGAGTTCATCGATAAG GGCTCCAGGACGGCGTCCACGCTGTCCGCCGCCACGCTGGCCTCGCTGGGCGGAGCCTCGTCACGCAGAGGAAGCTGTGACACGTCGTTCTCCGTGGAGACGGAGGCATCGATCAGAGAGATGAAG GACTCCCTGGCGGAGGCGGAGGAGAAGTACCGCAGAGCGATGGTGTCCAACGCTCAGCTGCACAACGACAAGACGACGCTGATGTTCCAGGTGGAGAACCTGAGGGAGGAGCTCAGCGACATGGAGGAGCTGCTGTGGGAGGCCCGGCGCCGCGGCGAGGACTCCAGCAAG GAGCTGGAGCGCGAGCGTCAGGCCCACAGCGTCCTGAAGGTCCAGTTCAAGGAGATGGAAGAGAGCCTGAGACGAAGCAACGAGCTGCTGACG GAAGTCTCTGACCTGCGTCTGAAGAGCGGCAGCTACCGTCAGGAGGTCTCTGACCTGCAGGAAACTCTGCAGTGGAAAGAGAAGAAGATTGCG GCATTAGAGCGCCACAGAGAAACCTCCGACATTGTTCGGATCGAACGTGACCGGCTGCGTGCCGAGGTGGTCCGGCTGCGAGACTCCCTCAAG GACCACGGCGTGCTAGTCTCTCCTGACACCTCCACCAACGGCGATGCAGAGCAAGCTGAGGATGAATGCGCCTCCCGACTGGCCGAGGACTCGTCTCAGAGCGGCAGAGAGAGCATGCTGG GGAAAGCTTCAGAGCGGCAGCCAGCAGAGGACAACAGAACCCCTCAAAACGACCCCAAAGACAACAACATGATCTCTGGGAGTGACCAGGCCAGACCGTCCAGAGAGAGACGGAACCCGGCCGAAAGAAGGCGAAACCGGCAACCGCGGAGCAAAGGAGCTGATCCCACCAAGAACCTTCCCTTTAAAGGGGATGGAAACAGAGCTAATAAAAAACAGCCCAGCAGAGACGGGCGTGGAGAGCCAGATCACAGGCCTGAGCAGGCCTTCAGAGATACCACCACGGCGGGTAACCCTGGATCTGTTGGGGTCATGGACCTGAACAACTTAGGAAGAATGAGGGAATCCACCAGAAAGACCGTATCTGTCCTGGACCAATCATCTGGAAAGGTCCTCAGATCCAGACTTGTTCCACCTCGACCTGCTAAAGAGATGATCCTGGACAATCGATTGGTGGTGCTGGGTCTTTCACCGTCTGGAAAACTGAAGTCTCTGTCTGAAGAGACGATAAACCAGGATGTCCCTTCCACACTGGAAAGCAAAGCTTCTTCCTCTGAAACAGACGTAGAACAAAAAGACTTGTGTTCCTTAGATGTGGGTCCCCAGAGTCCAGATGAAGATGCTCCAGGTTTCAGTGAAGTTGGTCCCAGAGAGTCGATGGTTGAGACGGAAAGGTTGAGTCCAGAAAGGTCCGCCAACAGGACTGAAGCCAAACTGGAGACTCAAGCAGCTGCTACGTCTTCTCCTGAATCTTTGGGAAGACCCGAGCAATGTCAGAAGCAAAGCCCTGGAGACCCACTCCTAGGAGCTACTCAGACCCCCACAGCTTGCCCTGAGCACCCACAGAGAACATCACCCTTTGTTCCAGAGGACACGTGGACCAGTTTGGAGAACACTGTCCAAGATCTGCTCCAAGGGTTGGAGGACACACCAGGGTTTGTGGTTGAAATCTCCAGAATCTTCTCAGAAATCctcatctgtctccatcagtGGATCTCAGACTTGGAGAACACGCTTAGGAACGGCCCAGGAAATGAGTCCTGTCAGAATGAAGGAGGAGGACATGCGTTAATAAGGCCAGTGGTGGGTTCCAGACCCTCCATGAAGACATGGCTGCATCTGGCAAGCCTAGCCAGAGAACCAGCAGAGCGTCCTGGATGTGTGGGAGGAGATTCTGCCTCACACAGAGTGGGTTCAGCCTCAGAGAGGATGGAGAACCAGTCTGGTTCCTCAAACAGAGCTAGCTCCACTCCTCACCACCATACCGCCAGCACCGACAGAGGGACCTGGTCCAGACACAGACACCTGCAGATGGACGCTGAGTCTGGAGCCAGTCCTGCTGGATGCTGCTTCCACCCACCTGCTTCTCCTGTGAACAACTCCTCTGCAGACTTTGTCTTTGTTGACTCGTACTTTGCAGAACCGCAGTCCAGGTCTGAGCTCAGTTTGGGGAAGACGTCCGATAGTCAAAGCCATCTTCAGCTTCCTGCCTCAGAATCAAAGGAGCTGAGAGGGAACCGCGTGGCGGCACACTCTGCAGCTGGACAAAGTTCCTCTGTCAGGAGATTCATGGAAGTGACCGCTGAAGAGATCCGAGCCTTGGCCGTTCCTGAACTGGCTCTGCTGGGCCTCCAGGAGGGACGACGGCTGGAGGGCTCCAGTGTGGGTTCAGTGGAGGAGCTGTCGGTGGAAGACATGGACAGCTGTGAGGAGGCtgacgaggaggaagaggagatcaGAGCGCCTCCACCACAGCAGCAGGACCGGTCCAGGACGGAGGCGGAGGTTCACGCCGTTGTTCCACCACTGGGCAGTGCAGAACCAGAGCCGGACCACGAAGAACCCAGTCTGGACAGCAGGAAACACGATAACACCGACTGCAAGATTTCATGA
- the lrrfip1b gene encoding uncharacterized protein lrrfip1b isoform X4, whose product MGTQGPGRKRIPNRDRLAAEEDAMSQIAREAEARLAAKRAARAEAREIRMKELERQQKELFHSTKKYYGLENKWGQIEQWMEDSERYSRLSRRHTSISDDEERMSVGSRGSYRPSDYGGLLGSSSRASSRASSARASPVVEERTDREFIDKGSRTASTLSAATLASLGGASSRRGSCDTSFSVETEASIREMKDSLAEAEEKYRRAMVSNAQLHNDKTTLMFQVENLREELSDMEELLWEARRRGEDSSKELERERQAHSVLKVQFKEMEESLRRSNELLTDHGVLVSPDTSTNGDAEQAEDECASRLAEDSSQSGRESMLGKASERQPAEDNRTPQNDPKDNNMISGSDQARPSRERRNPAERRRNRQPRSKGADPTKNLPFKGDGNRANKKQPSRDGRGEPDHRPEQAFRDTTTAGNPGSVGVMDLNNLGRMRESTRKTVSVLDQSSGKVLRSRLVPPRPAKEMILDNRLVVLGLSPSGKLKSLSEETINQDVPSTLESKASSSETDVEQKDLCSLDVGPQSPDEDAPGFSEVGPRESMVETERLSPERSANRTEAKLETQAAATSSPESLGRPEQCQKQSPGDPLLGATQTPTACPEHPQRTSPFVPEDTWTSLENTVQDLLQGLEDTPGFVVEISRIFSEILICLHQWISDLENTLRNGPGNESCQNEGGGHALIRPVVGSRPSMKTWLHLASLAREPAERPGCVGGDSASHRVGSASERMENQSGSSNRASSTPHHHTASTDRGTWSRHRHLQMDAESGASPAGCCFHPPASPVNNSSADFVFVDSYFAEPQSRSELSLGKTSDSQSHLQLPASESKELRGNRVAAHSAAGQSSSVRRFMEVTAEEIRALAVPELALLGLQEGRRLEGSSVGSVEELSVEDMDSCEEADEEEEEIRAPPPQQQDRSRTEAEVHAVVPPLGSAEPEPDHEEPSLDSRKHDNTDCKIS is encoded by the exons ctgttccacAGCACCAAG AAGTATTATGGTCTGGAGAATAAGTGGGGTCAGATCGAGCAGTGGATG GAGGACAGTGAGCGCTACTCTCGCCTTTCTCGGAGGCACACCTCG ATCTCCGATGACGAGGAGAGGATGTCTGTTGGCAGCCGTGGCAGCTACAGG CCTTCCGACTACGGCGGGCTGCTGGGCTCCAGCTCTCGGGCCTCCTCCAGGGCCAGCTCAGCTCGTGCCAGCCCTGTG GTGGAGGAGAGGACCGACCGGGAGTTCATCGATAAG GGCTCCAGGACGGCGTCCACGCTGTCCGCCGCCACGCTGGCCTCGCTGGGCGGAGCCTCGTCACGCAGAGGAAGCTGTGACACGTCGTTCTCCGTGGAGACGGAGGCATCGATCAGAGAGATGAAG GACTCCCTGGCGGAGGCGGAGGAGAAGTACCGCAGAGCGATGGTGTCCAACGCTCAGCTGCACAACGACAAGACGACGCTGATGTTCCAGGTGGAGAACCTGAGGGAGGAGCTCAGCGACATGGAGGAGCTGCTGTGGGAGGCCCGGCGCCGCGGCGAGGACTCCAGCAAG GAGCTGGAGCGCGAGCGTCAGGCCCACAGCGTCCTGAAGGTCCAGTTCAAGGAGATGGAAGAGAGCCTGAGACGAAGCAACGAGCTGCTGACG GACCACGGCGTGCTAGTCTCTCCTGACACCTCCACCAACGGCGATGCAGAGCAAGCTGAGGATGAATGCGCCTCCCGACTGGCCGAGGACTCGTCTCAGAGCGGCAGAGAGAGCATGCTGG GGAAAGCTTCAGAGCGGCAGCCAGCAGAGGACAACAGAACCCCTCAAAACGACCCCAAAGACAACAACATGATCTCTGGGAGTGACCAGGCCAGACCGTCCAGAGAGAGACGGAACCCGGCCGAAAGAAGGCGAAACCGGCAACCGCGGAGCAAAGGAGCTGATCCCACCAAGAACCTTCCCTTTAAAGGGGATGGAAACAGAGCTAATAAAAAACAGCCCAGCAGAGACGGGCGTGGAGAGCCAGATCACAGGCCTGAGCAGGCCTTCAGAGATACCACCACGGCGGGTAACCCTGGATCTGTTGGGGTCATGGACCTGAACAACTTAGGAAGAATGAGGGAATCCACCAGAAAGACCGTATCTGTCCTGGACCAATCATCTGGAAAGGTCCTCAGATCCAGACTTGTTCCACCTCGACCTGCTAAAGAGATGATCCTGGACAATCGATTGGTGGTGCTGGGTCTTTCACCGTCTGGAAAACTGAAGTCTCTGTCTGAAGAGACGATAAACCAGGATGTCCCTTCCACACTGGAAAGCAAAGCTTCTTCCTCTGAAACAGACGTAGAACAAAAAGACTTGTGTTCCTTAGATGTGGGTCCCCAGAGTCCAGATGAAGATGCTCCAGGTTTCAGTGAAGTTGGTCCCAGAGAGTCGATGGTTGAGACGGAAAGGTTGAGTCCAGAAAGGTCCGCCAACAGGACTGAAGCCAAACTGGAGACTCAAGCAGCTGCTACGTCTTCTCCTGAATCTTTGGGAAGACCCGAGCAATGTCAGAAGCAAAGCCCTGGAGACCCACTCCTAGGAGCTACTCAGACCCCCACAGCTTGCCCTGAGCACCCACAGAGAACATCACCCTTTGTTCCAGAGGACACGTGGACCAGTTTGGAGAACACTGTCCAAGATCTGCTCCAAGGGTTGGAGGACACACCAGGGTTTGTGGTTGAAATCTCCAGAATCTTCTCAGAAATCctcatctgtctccatcagtGGATCTCAGACTTGGAGAACACGCTTAGGAACGGCCCAGGAAATGAGTCCTGTCAGAATGAAGGAGGAGGACATGCGTTAATAAGGCCAGTGGTGGGTTCCAGACCCTCCATGAAGACATGGCTGCATCTGGCAAGCCTAGCCAGAGAACCAGCAGAGCGTCCTGGATGTGTGGGAGGAGATTCTGCCTCACACAGAGTGGGTTCAGCCTCAGAGAGGATGGAGAACCAGTCTGGTTCCTCAAACAGAGCTAGCTCCACTCCTCACCACCATACCGCCAGCACCGACAGAGGGACCTGGTCCAGACACAGACACCTGCAGATGGACGCTGAGTCTGGAGCCAGTCCTGCTGGATGCTGCTTCCACCCACCTGCTTCTCCTGTGAACAACTCCTCTGCAGACTTTGTCTTTGTTGACTCGTACTTTGCAGAACCGCAGTCCAGGTCTGAGCTCAGTTTGGGGAAGACGTCCGATAGTCAAAGCCATCTTCAGCTTCCTGCCTCAGAATCAAAGGAGCTGAGAGGGAACCGCGTGGCGGCACACTCTGCAGCTGGACAAAGTTCCTCTGTCAGGAGATTCATGGAAGTGACCGCTGAAGAGATCCGAGCCTTGGCCGTTCCTGAACTGGCTCTGCTGGGCCTCCAGGAGGGACGACGGCTGGAGGGCTCCAGTGTGGGTTCAGTGGAGGAGCTGTCGGTGGAAGACATGGACAGCTGTGAGGAGGCtgacgaggaggaagaggagatcaGAGCGCCTCCACCACAGCAGCAGGACCGGTCCAGGACGGAGGCGGAGGTTCACGCCGTTGTTCCACCACTGGGCAGTGCAGAACCAGAGCCGGACCACGAAGAACCCAGTCTGGACAGCAGGAAACACGATAACACCGACTGCAAGATTTCATGA